One Aegilops tauschii subsp. strangulata cultivar AL8/78 chromosome 7, Aet v6.0, whole genome shotgun sequence genomic window carries:
- the LOC109768945 gene encoding uncharacterized protein: protein MEERAEEIDLSKPRLRAMGKKLPPSTPTAGRRRKGPSLVPLSACKRRRTPEASGWASLPTDVVHLVTSRLLAGDVVDYIVFRAVCSGWRSCTSDARDPTLSRPDLWLRGWVALCDGDGVRPDDAGEIGFFHTRTARRLRVRLPELRRHRIIGLTQGLIILLNKRTAAVRVLHPFTRVVVDLPSLVPVFHDAVRNRNSVLDMNAAVCSASATSIAVVAWFPWTHVLIGAEAGRPTWEVLHRGLFLKSILPFQGRLYATVAMGGSRKIMQLYPRSPHPVLARVPNDFGDQGLCGYFLVESGGQVLLAVHHLTAQHCGAEPFQQHAYKLFALDIDRGELIPVNCLGGHALFLSRDRSLSVSARDLPSVNSNSIYFSLHRDPVVVHSVRTGFSERLAVSCQIHDGKDRIRPSVRPFTIADHLLTYCHPHEWTKGLMFHEYHSIPESFEELRKNIKAKDSKLRIPRVAVC, encoded by the exons ATGGAGGAGAGGGCGGAGGAGATCGATCTGAGCAAGCCGAGGCTGCGCGCGATGGGGAAAAAGCTACCCCCTTCTACTCCGACGGCGGGAAGGCGGCGCAAAGGTCCCTCCTTGGTCCCCCTCTCCGCCTGCAAGCGCCGGCGGACCCCTGAGGCAAGCGGCTGGGCTTCCCTCCCCACCGATGTAGTTCACCTCGTCACCAGCCGCCTGCTGGCCGGCGACGTGGTGGACTACATCGTCTTCCGGGCCGTCTGCTCCGGCTGGCGCAGCTGCACGAGCGACGCCCGCGACCCCACCCTGAGCAGACCGGACCTCTGGCTGCGCGGCTGGGTCGCCCTCTGCGACGGCGACGGGGTACGCCCGGACGACGCCGGCGAGATCGGCTTCTTCCACACGCGGACAGCCaggcgcctccgcgtccgcctaCCGGAGCTCCGGCGCCACAGGATCATCGGTTTAACCCAGGGACTGATCATTCTTCTGAACAAACGCACCGCCGCCGTCCGGGTGCTGCATCCCTTCACGCGGGTCGTGGTCGACCTCCCGTCCCTCGTCCCCGTGTTCCACGACGCTGTCAGGAACCGGAACTCTGTGCTTGACATGAATGCCGCGGTCTGCAGCGCGTCCGCGACCTCCATTGCCGTGGTGGCATGGTTCCCGTGGACACATGTGCTGATCGGCGCCGAGGCTGGCCGCCCAACTTGGGAGGTCCTCCACCGAGGGCTCTTCCTTAAAAGCATCTTGCCCTTCCAAGGAAGGCTTTACGCGACGGTCGCCATGGGTGGCTCAAGGAAGATCATGCAGCTGTACCCGAGATCACCACATCCTGTGCTTGCTCGTGTTCCAAATGATTTTGGTGATCAGGGGCTATGTGGCTACTTCCTCGTGGAGTCCGGTGGGCAGGTGCTGCTTGCCGTCCACCATTTAACTGCACAACATTGTGGCGCGGAGCCCTTTCAGCAACATGCCTATAAGCTATTTGCGTTGGACATCGACCGCGGTGAGCTGATCCCAGTGAACTGCCTCGGTGGCCACGCGCTGTTCCTCAGCAGGGACCGGTCCCTCTCTGTTTCAGCCAGGGACCTCCCTTCTGTGAACAGCAACTCCATTTACTTCTCTTTGCACCGTGACCCTGTTGTGGTGCACTCCGTAAGGACAGGTTTCTCTGAGCGGCTAGCAGTGTCATGCCAAATACATGACGGGAAGGATAGGATCCGACCCTCCGTGCGCCCTTTCACCATTGCTGACCATCTTCTAACCTACTGCCATCCTCATGAGTG GACAAAAGGACTCATGTTTCACGAGTACCACTCTATACCTGAATCTTTCGAGGAATTGAGGAAGAACATCAAGGCAAAAGATTCTAAACTACGGATTCCCCGCGTTGCAGTTTGTTGA